CGTACCGCTGATCGACGAGCGTCAGGTAGCTCGCGACCATCCGCAACGGCTCCTGGAGGTCGTGGCTGGCTGCGTAGGCGAACTGTTCGAGTCGCTCGTTCGACTCCTCGAGTTCGTCTACGAGCTCTTCGAGCCTGCGCTGGTCCGCCCGTCGATCGGAGATATCGCGACCGATTCCGGTCAGGACGGGGCTGCCGTCGGGGTTCTCGAGCGCGCTCGCGATGAACTCGTAGGGGATCGTCTGGCCGTCTTTGGTCACGACGTCGGCTTCGACGCGAGTCTGCCCCGTTTCGAAGACCTCCTGAATCGCGTTTCCGATCCGTTGCTGGTCCTCGCCGTCGAAGAAGTCGAGCGGCGTCATCGAGTCGACTTCGGCGTCGGAGTAGCCCGTCACGGCACACAGCGTCTCGTTCCAGCGCTGGAACGAGCCGTCCTCGCCGACGACGTAGAAAACGTCGTCGACCGCGTCCAGGATGTCGTCGGTGTACGCCTTGAACCGCTCGAGGCGAGCCTCGCGCTCGCGGAGTTGCCGTTCCTGCTCGTTGCGCTCGGTGACATCCTGGACCATGATCATCCCGGCGAACACCTCGCCACGGTCGTCTTCGACCGGCACCGTGTGGGCGAGCCACTCCCGGCCGTGGATGCCGTACTCGAAGCTGGTCCGCTCGCCCGACAGCGCGGCCTGAAAGTTCGACTCGAACGTCTCTAGCGTCTCGCCGTCGTACCGATCGTAGATCGTCTGTCCGACGACGTCGTCGATCGAGATGTCGATCTCCTCGAGGATCCGTCCGCCACCGAGCGTGTATCGAAGCTCCTCGTCGAACAGCGCCACGATCCCGTTGGGGAACTGTTCGACGAGCGTTCGGTAGCGCCGTTCGCTCTCCTCGAGTTCGCGCTGGTGGTGCTGGCGCTCGAGTTCGTAGCTGAGCCACTGAGTGAGCAGTTCGACGAAGCTCCGCTCGGCGGGCGTAAACGAGGTCGAACGGGGGGCATCGTCGGCGAAACACAGCGTGCCGTAGGGCTCGCCGTCGACGCGAAGCTGCCCACCCAGATAGCTGTCGAACTCCCACTTCTCGTAGGCGTGATCCTCGCCCCACCCCTCGACGGGCGCGTTGGTGAGCACGAGTAACTCGTCTTCCTCGATCGTACGTCGACAATAGGTGTCCGATAGCTGTGTCACCGATCCGGGCTGTAACCGCTCGTCGTCGCCGCTGGAGTGAACGACCTCGAACCGGTCGTTACGCTCGTCGATATCGGCCATGAACCCGACCTCGAGCCCCAGCCGTTCGCGGCCGAGGTCGAGCAGTTCCCGCGTCTTCTCGTCGAAACTCAGCTCGCGATCGGCCGTGATCGCGTACAGTCGCTGGAGCGTTCGATTGTTCGCCTGCAGCTCGCGCTGTGTAGCGTCGCGGTCGCTGACGTCCCGAAAGGAGATCGACAGCCCCGTCTCGGAGGGGGAGGCGTTGACTTCGAGCCAGGTCTCGAGCGGCGGGTAGTACTCTTCGAACGTCGTCGGTTCCTGTGTCACCATCGCCCGCCGACACTCCCGTTCGAACGTCGAGTCGACGGTCGCCGGGAACGCTTCCCAGAGGGTCACACCGATCAGTTCGTCGCCCTCGCGCTCGGTTAGCTCCCGCGCTCGATCGTTGACGTAGGTGACTCGCCAGTCGGCATCGAGACCGATGAACGCGTCCGTGAACCGACCGATAGTCGTCTCGAGTTCGGTCTCGAGGCCCCGACGCACCCGCAGGTTCTCGATCGCGGATGCGAGGACAGCCGCGACGTTCCGAACGAACGAAAGCTCGTGATCGGCAAACTCCCGGCGTTCGGTCGTATATACGGCGAGGATGCCCCACGGCTCGTCCCCGTCGGCGTCGGCGTCGATACCGACGCTAACGGCGCTCGTGACGTCGTGGCTGGCGAGCAACGTCGACGTCGAAAGCCGGTCGCTCGCCTCGACGTCGGCGGCAACGACCACGTCATCCGTCTCGAGCGTGCGTCCTGCCGGAACGTTCGCGCCGGTCGAAACCGTCTCCGAACCGACGGCACCGTCTCGCCAGCCGACACCCTGTCGGAGGACGACCGCATCGCGATCGCGGACCACCTCGAACATCCCGCAGTAATCCACCTCGAGCGCATCCCGGACGGCGGCGCCAGCGTCTACGAGTAACTCGTCGAAATCGGACGACTCGAGGGCCCGTTTCCCGAGTTCGGCGATGACCTCCTGTTGCCGGATGCGAGATCGAAGCTGTCCTGTCGGCGGGTCGGAGGTTGCCATAATCGATTGCTATTCACAAGTCGGCTGACGTGCATAAATGTAGTGCTCGAACTCACCGTCTGTGGCCAGAGTCACCGGCTCTGGACAGTCTCGAGCGGCGACGCGACCGATGGCTGGTCCTGCAGAACCGTCCCGATCAGTCGACGAAGGCGGACAGCTCCAGAAGCCGGCCGTCGCGTAGGGCGCGTCGAATCCGGGTGCGGTCCCAGCCGAGCGGCGAGAGGACGCTTTCGCAGGCCCGCACGAGTTGGCTCGCGTAGAAGTCGGTATCGTATTCGCCGCCCGCTTCGAAGGGGAGCCGAACCCGCTCGGGACCGCGTGCGTCGTCGTCCGCGACGACGTACCGGACTGACTGGCCGGGCTGGCGGTTGATTCCGCGGCGCTCGTATCGCTCGAGCGCCGCCACGGTCCGCGTTCGCTTTCGGTACGCCGACAGCGGCTTCGATACCCGGGTCGTGATCTCGAGGGTGCTCAAATCGACGTCACCGCGCCGAAGCGAGCCGAGTCGACGCTCGAGAACGTCGCAGACGGCTTCGGGCTCGCGCTCGCGGTCGAGCGCCTCGACGAACGCACGCTGGCTCTCGGCGACGAACGCCGGGGTACTCCGCTGGCGGAGCTCGATGCCGCGGAATTTGTACGTGCCCAACTCTCGCTTGCCGAAGTACTTCGTGAGCGCACCCGCCGATCCGGATTCGAACGCCCCTGTCCCCTCATCGTCTCCGTCCGGAATTGACTCGCGCAACGGGACGAAACAGACCCACTCGTAGCTGCCGTCGTGCTCGAGCGGGATGCCGACCTGCGCGGAGACGCGGTCGATCACGTCCTCGAGCGACTCCGGATCGACGCCCTCGCGCGGCGTCACCCAGAGGCTGTCGACGATCCCGTGGACGATTCGCCAGCCCGCGTCCTCGAGTCGGCGTTTGGCCGTCAGCGCGATGTCACGGGCGTAGGCGTTGATGGCCTCGTGACACTCGATTCGGCCGTACTTGGCGTTGCGATAGCCCTGATAGCCGAACGAGGAGACGAGGACCCACTTGATCGCGCCCGATTCGGCCCGGAGCCGGCTGGCCTCCGGTTCGGCCGGATCGTCGGCGAGTCGGTCCTTGATCGCCGCACGGTCCGCGAGCAGGGGCCCGAGGACGGCGGGGAGAAAGGCCGTATCACCGTCAACAGCGTCGGAGACGGGCTCGCAGACCTCGTACCCGAGCTCCGGCACGCGGTGGCTATCGTCGACGAAATCCCCCGCATCGTGGGCGCAGTCGACCGTCTCCGGGCTGATCCCGTGCTCGCAGATGATCCGCGGGTAGAGCGACGCGAAGTCGATTTCGTGGACGTCCTCGTGGAAGCCGACTTCGGGTTCGAAGGTGAACCCCCCTCGATCCGCCGCGTGCAGCGTCCGCACG
Above is a window of Natronorubrum tibetense GA33 DNA encoding:
- a CDS encoding PAS domain-containing protein, encoding MATSDPPTGQLRSRIRQQEVIAELGKRALESSDFDELLVDAGAAVRDALEVDYCGMFEVVRDRDAVVLRQGVGWRDGAVGSETVSTGANVPAGRTLETDDVVVAADVEASDRLSTSTLLASHDVTSAVSVGIDADADGDEPWGILAVYTTERREFADHELSFVRNVAAVLASAIENLRVRRGLETELETTIGRFTDAFIGLDADWRVTYVNDRARELTEREGDELIGVTLWEAFPATVDSTFERECRRAMVTQEPTTFEEYYPPLETWLEVNASPSETGLSISFRDVSDRDATQRELQANNRTLQRLYAITADRELSFDEKTRELLDLGRERLGLEVGFMADIDERNDRFEVVHSSGDDERLQPGSVTQLSDTYCRRTIEEDELLVLTNAPVEGWGEDHAYEKWEFDSYLGGQLRVDGEPYGTLCFADDAPRSTSFTPAERSFVELLTQWLSYELERQHHQRELEESERRYRTLVEQFPNGIVALFDEELRYTLGGGRILEEIDISIDDVVGQTIYDRYDGETLETFESNFQAALSGERTSFEYGIHGREWLAHTVPVEDDRGEVFAGMIMVQDVTERNEQERQLREREARLERFKAYTDDILDAVDDVFYVVGEDGSFQRWNETLCAVTGYSDAEVDSMTPLDFFDGEDQQRIGNAIQEVFETGQTRVEADVVTKDGQTIPYEFIASALENPDGSPVLTGIGRDISDRRADQRRLEELVDELEESNERLEQFAYAASHDLQEPLRMVASYLTLVDQRYADELDDDGQEFVAYAVDGARRMQEMIDGLLAYSRVDTQGDPFEVVDCEAVVDDVLTDLEVRIEETDADITVESLPEVYGDPGQLRQVFQNLLDNAITYSGEEAPRISVFAEKDGQEWRLSVRDRGIGIDPVNTERIFQVFDRLHSVGEYAGTGIGLALCQRIVERHDGDIRVTSTPGEGATFTVTLPEPPDSEATTEPTGTFTTNE
- a CDS encoding type B DNA-directed DNA polymerase, translating into MSRPEPYAFEFEDGTVREWQLTDMGADSTLVEDYTPSLFVSGPDDSLADLRARLEVDPKVAETRLERWATDLHEAHVGERSEVLRVDCERVDDVRQLAREIRGVHESGTHAPGTFRLFDVDLEPGFRYCLDRGIDPTPTRELRTLRLDLGDHSLAAGDVSALRIEGESVADTDGGGDPQSVLETLRDRLEHDDPDVLVVSHGDLVPLLAERASELGFKADEFHLGRTPGWTQLAGETTYESYGRVGHSPARYQVPGRAIVDTSNSFLWNQSGLAGLEYMVEQTARPLQETAWGSIGTLLTSRQIRLARREWAVLAPQNKWEPERFSDVRTLHAADRGGFTFEPEVGFHEDVHEIDFASLYPRIICEHGISPETVDCAHDAGDFVDDSHRVPELGYEVCEPVSDAVDGDTAFLPAVLGPLLADRAAIKDRLADDPAEPEASRLRAESGAIKWVLVSSFGYQGYRNAKYGRIECHEAINAYARDIALTAKRRLEDAGWRIVHGIVDSLWVTPREGVDPESLEDVIDRVSAQVGIPLEHDGSYEWVCFVPLRESIPDGDDEGTGAFESGSAGALTKYFGKRELGTYKFRGIELRQRSTPAFVAESQRAFVEALDREREPEAVCDVLERRLGSLRRGDVDLSTLEITTRVSKPLSAYRKRTRTVAALERYERRGINRQPGQSVRYVVADDDARGPERVRLPFEAGGEYDTDFYASQLVRACESVLSPLGWDRTRIRRALRDGRLLELSAFVD